A genomic window from Vitis riparia cultivar Riparia Gloire de Montpellier isolate 1030 chromosome 18, EGFV_Vit.rip_1.0, whole genome shotgun sequence includes:
- the LOC117905721 gene encoding uncharacterized protein LOC117905721, whose protein sequence is MGHDVEIPAKGNLAMQIDEMDENLAHNEEMRGNLAVVTQSVMGATNNYVDIPFTNENDDVEFYDEGEINEIHYDDEPPTNKASSDDGEHIMPSLMFKQLNWDAINSMTGLWNESNELFKVLRFESKEDLQYAVKRYAICQNQHLVVCESEPQLWAVRYHSQLDSTLIAREIQNVVQRDHTTSIATLHQIVKDKFGYDVHYRRIWETKRKTMLRVFGDWDESYQALPKWMNILQLTNPGTKIVWKTIPLGGISGNVRFMCVFWAFGASVEGFKHCKPIIQIDGTFLYGKYMGKLLIATSIDGNGHVFPLAFAIVEEESQDSWSWFLIALRRHVTQREGICLISDSHAGINAAARNPSVGWSPPHEQHRYCLRHVVSNFNDKFKNKVLKELAYRAGCQHQLRKYERYMEELKRLDEKSMAWFSKLDTQKWTQAYDLGYRYGWMTTNIAECINGVLKGARMLPITALVQLTFYRCVSYFETRRVEIYARMAVGDVYTAYAIENFRRAEAKASGHTVTIFHRIHETFEVITALHGFYMDKGRNKQVVKLNEGTCSCNKWQSFGIPCSHVLAVSAHMRIDSWQLVEKYYRLDAYASCYGPEFNPIPHESYWSYPDFPILHPNPTSMRDKGHPRSSRIRNEMDLKEPSVRIRCGLCKIAGYNRRNCPTKDGGQSSNPLPHDN, encoded by the exons ATGGGTCATGATGTGGAAATACCAGCAAAGGGGAATTTGGCAATGCAGATTGATGAAATGGATGAGAATTTAGCACACAATGAAGAAATGAGGGGGAATTTGGCAGTAGTAACTCAGTCAGTTATGGGAGCGACAAACAACTATGTTGACATCCCATttacaaatgaaaatgatgatgtggAATTTTATGATGAGGGCGAGATTAATGAGATACATTATGATGATGAACCTCCAACAAATAAGGCTTCTTCAGATGATGGTGAACATATTATGCCTTCCCTAATGTTCAAACAATTGAATTGGGATGCAATAAATAGCATGACTGGATTGTGGAATGAATCCAATGAGTTGTTTAAAGTATTGAGATTTGAGAGTAAAGAAGACTTGCAATATGCTGTAAAACGTTATGCAATATGTCAGAATCAACATTTGGTGGTTTGTGAATCAGAACCACAATTGTGGGCAGTGAGAT ACCACTCTCAATTGGACTCTACATTGATTGCAAGAGAGATCCAAAATGTAGTTCAGAGGGATCACACTACCTCTATTGCTACATTACACCAGATAGTGAaggataaatttggatatgatgtCCATTATAGGAGAATTTGGGAAACTAAGAGAAAAACAATGCTTAGAGTTTTTGGTGATTGGGATGAATCTTATCAAGCATTGCCGAAGTGGATGAACATCCTTCAGCTAACTAATCCTGGAACAAAGATTGTTTGGAAGACAATACCTTTAGGAGGGATTTCTGGGAACGTGCGGTTTATGTGTGTTTTTTGGGCATTTGGGGCAAGTGTTGAAGGGTTCAAGCATTGCAAAccaattatacaaattgatggTACATTCCTATATGGAAAATACATGGGGAAGCTTTTAATTGCTACTTCAATTGATGGAAATGGTCATGTATTCCCCCTTGCGTTTGCAATTGTTGAGGAAGAATCACAGGATAGTTGGTCTTGGTTTCTTATTGCATTGAGGCGTCATGTCACTCAAAGAGAAGGGATATGCTTAATTTCAGATAGCCATGCAGGAATAAATGCTGCTGCTAGAAATCCATCAGTTGGATGGAGCCCCCCTCATGAGCAACATCGATATTGTCTTAGGCATGTAGTGAGTAATTTTAAtgacaaatttaagaataaggtCTTAAAAGAGTTGGCGTATAGAGCTGGATGTCAACATCAACTGCGGAAGTatgagagatacatggaagagTTAAAACGATTGGATGAAAAAAGTATGGCTTGGTTTTCAAAGTTAGACACTCAAAAGTGGACTCAAGCATATGATCTAGGCTATCGGTATGGGTGGATGACCACAAATATTGCTGAGTGCATTAATGGGGTGCTTAAAGGAGCGCGAATGTTACCTATCACTGCACTTGTTCAATTAACTTTTTATCGATGTGTGTCATACTTTGAGACTCGTAGAGTAGAGATATATGCTAGAATGGCAGTTGGAGATGTGTACACTGCGTATgcaattgaaaattttcgaaGAGCCGAGGCTAAAGCTAGTGGACACACTGTCACCATTTTCCATCGAATTCATGAAACATTTGAAGTAATTACTGCTCTCCATGggttttatatggataaaggaCGTAACAAACAAGTTGTTAAGCTGAATGAAGGTACATGTAGTTGTAATAAGTGGCAATCATTTGGCATTCCATGCTCACATGTGCTAGCTGTTTCTGCTCATATGAGGATTGATAGTTGGCAATTAGTTGAAAAATACTATAGGCTGGATGCCTATGCCAGTTGTTACGGTCCTGAATTTAATCCCATTCCTCATGAATCTTATTGGTCGTATCCTGATTTTCCTATTCTCCACCCTAACCCAACTTCGATGAGGGATAAGGGGCATCCTAGATCATCAAGGATAAGGAATGAAATGGATTTGAAGGAACCAAGTGTTAGGATTCGATGTGGGTTATGTAAAATAGCGGGCTATAATCGTCGCAACTGTCCCACAAAAGATGGAGGGCAATCCTCCAACCCCCTTCCTCATGACAATTAA